The sequence AACTATAGAAAGATTAAAATCCATGATTAAACCACGTCCCCGAGCTAATGTAATAAGCGTATGGGATAAAGACAGGATGCATCTGCTCACGCCTGATCAGATAGTTTATTGTTCTACCGGTACAAATAAAGTAATAGTCAAATCCCTAAAGGGTGAATTCACTACTTCACTCACATTAGCAAATCTGGAAAATAAATTGGATAGCAATACATTTATACGAACACATAAAAGCTATATTGTAAATATAAATCATATAAAACAGATAGTACCCTGGTTCAACTATACTTATTTACTGGTAATGGAGAAATATGAAAAAGATGAGGTTCCTGTGAGCAGGAGCTACATGAAAAAGTTTAAAGAGATGTTAGGTATATAAAAACGCCTCAAAGCCGAATTTAATGCCGGCAATGAGGCGTGGAAGGGGCTTATTTATTTGATAAAAAATCCATTATAGAATGTGCAGCCTTTTTACCTGCACCCATGGCAGAAATAACTGTAGCCGCACCGGTTACTGCATCTCCACCTGCATAAACTCTCTCTCGTGAAGTAGCCATGGTATCCTCTTCTATTATTATACCTCCCCAATTTTCCACCTTTAATCCCTCGGTTGTCTGACGGATCAGTGGATTGGGAGATTGTCCTATCGCTATAATAACTGTATCTACATCCAGTATGAACTCCGAACCGGGTTTCTCTACAGGTCTTCTTCGACCGGACTCATCCGGCTCGCCCAGTTCCATCTCTATGCACTTGATAGCTCTTACCCATCCACCATCACCTATTATCTCTACCGGATTGGTAAGCAGCCTGAATTCTATTCCTTCTTCTTTTGCATGCTCTATCTCCGCATGTCTTGCAGGCATCTCATTCTCACTTCTTCTATATATGATGTATACATGCTCTGCTCCTAACCTCTTTGCAGTTCTTGCTGAATCCATTGCAACGTTTCCCCCACCTATGACAGCGGTCTTTTTCCCCGTATATATAGGTGTTGGATTTTCGGGAAAATCATAGGCCTTCATCAAATTATTTCTAGTGAGAAATTCATTAGCAGAATAAACGCCATTTAAGTTTTCACCGGGTAAATTCATAAATTTAGGAAGCCCGGCACCTGTGCCTACAAAAATTGCTTCATATCCTTGTTTTATCAATTCATCTATAGTGATGGAACGACCTACCACCACGTTGGTCTGTATATCAACACCCATCTCTTCCAGTTTTGCTATTTCTTGCCCTACCAATTTTTTAGGCAACCTGAATTCGGGAATACCATACATCAATACTCCTCCAGCCTCATGCAATGCCTCAAATACAGTGACATTGTATCCATTCCTGGCAAGTTCCCCTGCACAAGTAAGACCTGCAGGTCCAGAACCTATGACTGCTATTTTTTTATTGGATTTTGTATCTTTGTTTTGTTCTTTTTGAGCTTTATCAGCTTTGTTCATGGCGTAATCCGCAGCAAATCTCTCTAAAGCTCCTATGGCAATAGGTTCCCCCTTTATACCCAGTATACATTTTCCTTCACACTGGCTTTCCTGGGGACATACCCTGCCACATATGGCCGGCAAAGCATTTTGCCCATAAATAATTTGATATGCCTCATCAAATTCACCTTGTGCAATCTTTTGTATAAAATCAGGTATGTTTACATTTACAGGACAACCTTCCACACACCTGGGTTTTTTGCAGTTTAAACAACGTTTTGCTTCTTGGATTGCCTGCTCCGGTGTATACCCGAGAGCCACCTCATCAAAATTTTTATTTCTCTTCTGGGGATCTTGCTCATTCATCTTTACTCTGTCTTTATTTTTCATTGTCTTTTCCCCCTAATCCTAGCTTGCATTTATGGTCTTTATCGGCAAGTCTCTCATTATCTTTATACATGCCCTGTCTCCTCATAGCCTCGTCAAAATCTACCAAAAATCCGTCAAAGTCCGGGCCATCCACACAGGCGAACTTAGTTTCTCCCCCTACAGTAACCCTGCATCCTCCACACATACCCGTTCCATCGATCATTATTGGGTTTAAAGATACATTTGTAGGTATGCCTGCTTGTTTAGTAAAGTCCACTACCACCTTCATCATTATAAGTGGCCCTATTGCTATTGCACAATCATATTCATACTCATCTACCAACTCTTTTAACTGCTGAACAACATTGCCTTTTCTCCCTTTGCTGCCGTCGTCAGTAGTCACATATACCTGGGCAAATTTGCTGAATTCCTCTTCAAATATAACGAACTCCTCACTTCTACCACCTAGTATAGCGTGTACCTCTGCTCCCATTTCATGTAATTTCTTCAGCTGCGGGTATAAAGGGGCTATTCCAACCCCTCCTCCTATCCCGATCACTCTCTTGCACTTCTTTAATGGAGCAGGTTTTCCTAAAGGTCCAACAAAATCCTGTATTGTATCACCTTGGTTTTTATTGCTGAGTTTTCTGGTACTATACCCTACCACTTGAAATATGATAGTTATCGTGTTTGCCTCCCTATCATAATCAGCAATTGTCAAAGGAATTCTCTCCCCTTTTTCGTCCACCCTCAGTATTATAAACTGGCCGGGCTGACAACTCCTCGCAACATAAGGAGCCTCTATATCCATTGAATACACCAAGGAATTCAATTTTGTTTTTTTAACGATCTTATACATTTTATCAGTCCTTTACATGTTCAAAGCTTTAATTTTTATTGTATATTTTAAAAGTTCACTGGATTTCCTTCAAATGCACATTCTAATATATTTTTCATGTCTTGTGTCGATGTCTTTCTAGGGTTTGAGCCTGTGCAAGGATCCAGTACAGCATTTTCTGCTATATAGTCTATGCTGGCATCCAATTTTTCTTTAGTTACCCCATATTGTTTGAGTGTAGCTGCTATATCAAGTTTTTGGTTCATTTGGTCAACCTTTTGAATCAATGAATCCACTAATTGTTTATCTGTAGCTCCTTCCAATCCCAATTCCCTGGCTATCTCAGCATATTCCTTCATGCATACCTTTGAATTGAATTTTATAACATAGGGAAGCAGTATAGCATTACAGCATCCATGGGGTATGTCAAACTGTGCACCTATTTTATGGGCAAGACTGTGTGTGATACCCAGTAAAGCATTGCTGAAAGCCATGCCTGCTAAACATTGAGCTATATGCATTTGACCTCTTGCCTGTTCATCTCCATTATAGGAGTCTATCAGATATTCAACGCACATCTTTATTGCCTTTATAGCCAGTGGGTCACTAAAATCAGAGCTTGCCGAAGCTACATAAGCTTCTATTGCATGTGTGAGAGCATCCATCCCTGTATGTGCTACCAGTTTTTTGGGCATTGTCATAGGAATATCAGTATCCAAAATAGCTATATCCGGTGTTATCTCAAAATCTGCCAGCGGATATTTAATCTTTTTAGAGTAATCAGTAATTACTGAAAAAGCTGTAACTTCTGTAGCGGTACCGCTAGTCGATGGTATTGCTACAAAAGTAGCCTTATTCCTCAACTTTGGCATTGAAAACGGCGTTTTTATGTCGTCAAATTCAAGCTCGGGATACTCGTAGAATACCCACATAGCCTTTGCCGCATCTATCGGAGATCCCCCGCCTATGGCAACTATAACATCAGGTTCAAATTGCTGCATCTTCTTGGCGCCTGCCATAACAGTCTCTACTGATGGATCAGGCTCCACACCTTCAAACCTCTCCACTTCCAGTCCTGTTTCTTTTAGTATATCTTCCAGTTTGTCCAGAAATCCAAACCTCTGCATAGATGAACCGCCTGTAACTATTATGGCTTTTTTACAACCTTTTAAATTTTTTATTTCTTGCATTGCACCTTTTCCAAAATATATATCTCTCGGTAATGTAAATCGTGCCATATGATCATCTCCTTTATTTAGTTTGCAATTATAATTATAGTTCATGTTAATTATTTAACAAACACTTTTCGCTTATTATACATTATTCATTATTTAATATGCACTTTTTACGCTCTCATATACAAAAATGATGTGCCAAATTTTTTAGCACATCATTTTAAACTCCCCTAACAATACATTGTTTTACATATCTTTTTGCTTTGTCGCAGGTACGCCTTATATAATCACCGCTGTGGGGTTTACATAAAATTTTGCTGCCAAGAGGATTTTTGAACTGCTGAAGAGCATATAAATCCGCCCCTTGGATATATTCTATTATTTTAAATATATCACTTTGCTGGAGACAGGATACAAAAGTTGTCCTAAATTCATAGGCTATATCGGATTCCATGATCATCCTTATACTTCGTTTTATTTTATCTGTATCCACATCTATACCACAAATCTCTGAATATCTTTCGAAAGGTGCTTTTACATCCATAGCCACATAATCCAATAGATCAGCTGTTAAAAGATAGTGCAAATATTCAGGATTGCTCCCGTTAGTATCCAGTTTAACCGCATACCCCATATCCTTGATACTGCTGATAAATTGCTCCAGATCTTTCTGAAGTGTGGGCTCCCCACCGCTTATCACTACAGCATCAAGCAACTTTTTCCTCTGGCTGATAAACTCCAAAAATTTATC is a genomic window of Clostridia bacterium containing:
- a CDS encoding iron-containing alcohol dehydrogenase, with product MARFTLPRDIYFGKGAMQEIKNLKGCKKAIIVTGGSSMQRFGFLDKLEDILKETGLEVERFEGVEPDPSVETVMAGAKKMQQFEPDVIVAIGGGSPIDAAKAMWVFYEYPELEFDDIKTPFSMPKLRNKATFVAIPSTSGTATEVTAFSVITDYSKKIKYPLADFEITPDIAILDTDIPMTMPKKLVAHTGMDALTHAIEAYVASASSDFSDPLAIKAIKMCVEYLIDSYNGDEQARGQMHIAQCLAGMAFSNALLGITHSLAHKIGAQFDIPHGCCNAILLPYVIKFNSKVCMKEYAEIARELGLEGATDKQLVDSLIQKVDQMNQKLDIAATLKQYGVTKEKLDASIDYIAENAVLDPCTGSNPRKTSTQDMKNILECAFEGNPVNF
- a CDS encoding anaerobic ribonucleoside-triphosphate reductase activating protein, which translates into the protein MNIAGIHKNSFVDYPGKIASVVFTPGCNMDCFYCHNRHILSQNAASVWDTDKFLEFISQRKKLLDAVVISGGEPTLQKDLEQFISSIKDMGYAVKLDTNGSNPEYLHYLLTADLLDYVAMDVKAPFERYSEICGIDVDTDKIKRSIRMIMESDIAYEFRTTFVSCLQQSDIFKIIEYIQGADLYALQQFKNPLGSKILCKPHSGDYIRRTCDKAKRYVKQCIVRGV
- a CDS encoding LytTR family transcriptional regulator DNA-binding domain-containing protein, with translation MPLRVVIVDDEKHAVQELKYLIQQYSDFEICGVAYNAEDCLNVIASERPDVAFLDIHLGSKNGIDLANEIKKIYKDIHIVFATAYDNYAVNAFDLNAVDYILKPFDDYRILQTIERLKSMIKPRPRANVISVWDKDRMHLLTPDQIVYCSTGTNKVIVKSLKGEFTTSLTLANLENKLDSNTFIRTHKSYIVNINHIKQIVPWFNYTYLLVMEKYEKDEVPVSRSYMKKFKEMLGI
- a CDS encoding sulfide/dihydroorotate dehydrogenase-like FAD/NAD-binding protein, whose product is MYKIVKKTKLNSLVYSMDIEAPYVARSCQPGQFIILRVDEKGERIPLTIADYDREANTITIIFQVVGYSTRKLSNKNQGDTIQDFVGPLGKPAPLKKCKRVIGIGGGVGIAPLYPQLKKLHEMGAEVHAILGGRSEEFVIFEEEFSKFAQVYVTTDDGSKGRKGNVVQQLKELVDEYEYDCAIAIGPLIMMKVVVDFTKQAGIPTNVSLNPIMIDGTGMCGGCRVTVGGETKFACVDGPDFDGFLVDFDEAMRRQGMYKDNERLADKDHKCKLGLGGKDNEK
- the gltA gene encoding NADPH-dependent glutamate synthase — encoded protein: MKNKDRVKMNEQDPQKRNKNFDEVALGYTPEQAIQEAKRCLNCKKPRCVEGCPVNVNIPDFIQKIAQGEFDEAYQIIYGQNALPAICGRVCPQESQCEGKCILGIKGEPIAIGALERFAADYAMNKADKAQKEQNKDTKSNKKIAVIGSGPAGLTCAGELARNGYNVTVFEALHEAGGVLMYGIPEFRLPKKLVGQEIAKLEEMGVDIQTNVVVGRSITIDELIKQGYEAIFVGTGAGLPKFMNLPGENLNGVYSANEFLTRNNLMKAYDFPENPTPIYTGKKTAVIGGGNVAMDSARTAKRLGAEHVYIIYRRSENEMPARHAEIEHAKEEGIEFRLLTNPVEIIGDGGWVRAIKCIEMELGEPDESGRRRPVEKPGSEFILDVDTVIIAIGQSPNPLIRQTTEGLKVENWGGIIIEEDTMATSRERVYAGGDAVTGAATVISAMGAGKKAAHSIMDFLSNK